One window of Watersipora subatra chromosome 3, tzWatSuba1.1, whole genome shotgun sequence genomic DNA carries:
- the LOC137391204 gene encoding glutathione S-transferase 1-like isoform X1, which yields MLVRRKMASQMKLTYFGGKGRAEATRLLFKLAGKDFIDCRLTKEEWAEFKPSTPKEQLPVLEVDGKMICESNAIARYVARELNLYGSSNWEAAVVDMIVDSCSGIFEQAVHVYLAKTEEEKVEAVKKTAEVLQSTEKLAVQLKKGKFILGDEASLADTALYSIIELLQELQKDLKMDEYPTISELIKNYIEIPAVADWLKTRPDNK from the exons ATGCTAGTCAGAAGGAAAATGGCCAGTCAGATGAAACTTACGTACTTTGGTGGCAAAGGAAGAGCTGAAGCTACTAGACTTTTGTTTAAACTGGCAGGAAAAGACTTTATTGACTGCAGATTGACAAAGGAAGAATGGGCAGAATTCAAGCCAT CTACACCGAAGGAACAACTCCCAGTTTTAGAAGTTGATGGAAAGATGATATGTGAAAGTAATGCAATAGCCAGATATGTTGCCAGAGAGCTGA ATTTGTATGGATCCAGTAACTGGGAAGCTGCTGTAGTAGATATGATTGTCGACAGCTGTTCAGGAATTTTTGAACAAGCTGTTCATGTGTACTTAGCAAAAACTGAAGAAGAGAAG GTGGAGGCTGTCAAAAAAACAGCTGAAGTTCTGCAGTCTACAGAGAAACTTGCTGTTCAGctgaaaaaaggaaaatttaTCCTTGGAGATGAA GCATCATTGGCTGACACTGCGTTGTACTCCATCATCGAGCTGCTCCAGGAgctgcaaaaagatctaaaaATGGATGAGTATCCAACCATCTCTGAACTGATAAAGAATTATATAGAAATACCTGCAGTAGCTGATTGGCTTAAGACAAGACCTGATAATAAGTAG
- the LOC137391204 gene encoding glutathione S-transferase 1-like isoform X2 yields MASQMKLTYFGGKGRAEATRLLFKLAGKDFIDCRLTKEEWAEFKPSTPKEQLPVLEVDGKMICESNAIARYVARELNLYGSSNWEAAVVDMIVDSCSGIFEQAVHVYLAKTEEEKVEAVKKTAEVLQSTEKLAVQLKKGKFILGDEASLADTALYSIIELLQELQKDLKMDEYPTISELIKNYIEIPAVADWLKTRPDNK; encoded by the exons ATGGCCAGTCAGATGAAACTTACGTACTTTGGTGGCAAAGGAAGAGCTGAAGCTACTAGACTTTTGTTTAAACTGGCAGGAAAAGACTTTATTGACTGCAGATTGACAAAGGAAGAATGGGCAGAATTCAAGCCAT CTACACCGAAGGAACAACTCCCAGTTTTAGAAGTTGATGGAAAGATGATATGTGAAAGTAATGCAATAGCCAGATATGTTGCCAGAGAGCTGA ATTTGTATGGATCCAGTAACTGGGAAGCTGCTGTAGTAGATATGATTGTCGACAGCTGTTCAGGAATTTTTGAACAAGCTGTTCATGTGTACTTAGCAAAAACTGAAGAAGAGAAG GTGGAGGCTGTCAAAAAAACAGCTGAAGTTCTGCAGTCTACAGAGAAACTTGCTGTTCAGctgaaaaaaggaaaatttaTCCTTGGAGATGAA GCATCATTGGCTGACACTGCGTTGTACTCCATCATCGAGCTGCTCCAGGAgctgcaaaaagatctaaaaATGGATGAGTATCCAACCATCTCTGAACTGATAAAGAATTATATAGAAATACCTGCAGTAGCTGATTGGCTTAAGACAAGACCTGATAATAAGTAG